TGGGGTTCTGACAGCTGCACTTCAGACGGCTCCGTTCAGTGCTAAGCCACAGCTTCCTCGGTTTCAGCCCGCTCCTCTCCGGCCCACCGGCCTATAGCCCAGCCTCCCTACAGCCTTTGCGGCCTGGTTAGGCTCCTTCCGGGTCTCCCGGCAGCCTCTGCGGTTTCTGCGGAGACGCTGTCCTGAGAGGGCCGCAGGGGACGCCGTGGGAAGGCAGCGCGTCCGAAAGAGGAAGAGCACAGCAGTTTCAACCGGTCGGGCGAAGGAACCCTCAAGAAATGAAGTGTCGGGCTGTGGCCGCAGGGTTAGTGTTTCAAACCACCCCCACCatagttttatttactttgctgtaggtctcagcctttttttttttaggtcaaAGAACAGactgaggggagaaaaagaaggcaagaacAAAGATATGGATCCGTAATCCTCAAGATGATGTTTCCATTCCCACATCACTCCATATCCAAATCCTTTAAATATCTTTCACGTGCAGTTTCAATATTCAGTACACAGTTGTTTATTAGAAATATTGCGCTGTAGTAACTTACCATTTTGTGGGTTTCTTAGAGAGCTTGATCAAAACTGGGTTTAGCTGTAAAGACCCAAAGACTTTAAACACCTTACcgaaaaaaatctcaaaacgaAAGTTGGATTTTACTGATCGTTTNNNNNNNNNNNNNNNNNNNNNNNNNNNNNNNNNNNNNNNNNNNNNNNNNNNNNNNNNNNNNNNNNNNNNNNNNNNNNNNNNNNNNNNNNNNNNNNNNNNNTCACAAAAATTCACCAAAGTATATCTATCATTGGTTTGAATTAAACCAAGTGAGTATAGCATTTCAGAACAAATTAGTCTTCGTCATGGAGTAGCTCATCGTTTTTCAGTAACTAAACCATACAATCGAGTCAGAAGCAATGGCCCAGTGCGTTAGCCTTTCctactttcaacattttgaaacaGGTACAAATTAACTAAATTAACtagaaggggaaaataattttatagaggATTGActgaccttttaaaatatattctataggTAGAGACATAAAGGACAGGTTGACCAATCTGTTGAGAAGAGTCAAGAAGTGGGAGCTGGATAGAACCGTGTCTTCTCTCTGACTAGAGTCACTGCTTTCTTTCCAGTCACAGAGAGGCAGTGGAAGTGGTAAATTAGGCTAAGGAAAGATTAACTTATGAGATACAGCCTCAGACAAGATATTTGCTGGGTTTTCCTTCACAGCAAAAGACATTTCATTATGAACCAGTTATTAGGTGGTTATTTGTAACAGATGAAATATTGACCTAAGATCTCATCTTCATTGTGTTTGTGGCTCACATGAATAAGGCTAGCATGACTGGTAGATAATGAGTCAAATGCTGTGCTATTTTAGGGCCAGTGGGGCAATTAGGTAATCTCTTGGGTCAGGAAACAGTTCAAGAAAGGAATACAGCACAGATAAAATACTACTTAGCAAATGCATCCTTCTCAGCAAATGCATCCCAAATCTTAAACCTTAATTTatctttattgctaaaaattatTTACTCTCTGGTGATTTACTATCTAAACACATAACACATATTATCtacattatacatttttattcatatacttatatatgtaggtctctttattataaaaatttatttctaatgttttactGTTTATAAAGCATGTAGTTTTcctaatatatgtgtatatatatagtctctaatatatatataaagtctatTTAATCCTGTTCTTCCATGGTTGTTGGTAATGTCCACTGTGACACTGACATTGAGAGTATCACACTTGAGAACAGAGTAATTTGATaattattgcttattttttaactttcattcattttcaagatcttttcttaagattatttctcctctcttaagaaaaattttaatgctttccCATATAAACACATGTAAAGTTGAGAAGATTGAGTGGAAATTAGGCTGAATTATGTTTACTATAGTAACAAGtgactttttttcactctttttttctcacctaGTTTGAAATTCAAACTAAATTAGCATTCTTTCTGCTTTAATTGCATggcaatataaaaaatgaaagaagtaccTTGACATTCTTAGTTTCTTACTTAAATGGCATATATTTCCAACTGGAATTATGTATCTGTTTTCCTATCATCTTgaattcttcctctgccttccctgaAGTCTTGAGCTTGGTCTCAGATGCTAGGACCAACCCTGACTCTTGGGGGTAGGGTAGAGTGAAGGGTGGGAGTGGAATTAAAATGGTGATAGTTACATCTGTACTTAAGTGGCTCATCATTAGGTCAAATCTCACATTAACCTTTTCCCCAGTTCTAGTAACTGGCCTCCAACCTTCCCTGCACCACAATTCCGGTAACcaaatttctgtctttctatcttgattattttcctcattctaacAAGTCTTTCACTCAAGCCAATAAAAGCTTGTTCCTATACCCTAGCTTCATTATCAGTTGATAAACTGACCTACCTACAACTAAGTGCAGGCCTGATTCGATCTCTAACCTTCTTTGCTTCTAGATTTCCCACTGACCTGCTCCTCCCCTGATGTTGCTGTCCTATGCCAGTGATGCAGGCCACTTGCCTCGACTGCCAGCTGCTTGCTGACCGGTGCAACCCTCTGTGTACGTGTTCTGCCTGGCTGAACATCCTCCTATCACCCCCAGCTAAGTTTACCCTGGCCCTCCACCTGTCTTGTCACAGTCAGGAGATGTGACATAAAGAATTAAAGTTTATAAGGGTAAGAGATCCTTACTTTGACACATGAAAAACATGAGATTAGgaataaaagattttgaaaataaccaCTATAACACTATGATCTCTACATACAGACTTAGAAAGTCTCAATGGAATGAATGATAGATTGTGCTGCTAATATGGCCAGCTATAAAAGAAATTTGCATGAATTTGCCACTCATGTATTAGTCAATCTGCTGAATTGAATGCAAACAAGTGAAAAGAGACCTGTGATGATTCTTGAAATTCATATAGGTACATGGGAAaggagttttaaaagtttaaggcTATTGTTACTTATGAAAAGGAGAATAGTTCTTTATTCACAGTAAACTGAATAATGAAGATCATTCAACACTGAAACAGGTTTTATATTCTAGcacaagggttggcaaacttcttctgaagagggccagatagtgaatattttaggctctgtttCATCTATCCAGCTCTGGCTCTGTGGCTTGAAAGCcatagaaaataagtaaataaataaatgggtgtggctgtgttccaataaaactttatttatggacactgaaataaaaatttcatgtaattttcatgcaccacaaaatattattattcttgtgatgcgttttcaaccattttaaaatgtaaaaactgttcTTATCTCAAGGGCCATAAAAAAATAGGTGGCgggccaaatttggcccactGGTTGGGTTATaatttgccaacctctgttctaATTTAATGCATATCTTCCCAGGCTTCCAGTTGACTagaaatgtgtatgtatgttgtgGGGGGTGGTGGGTGTGGGGAAGCAAAAATGTTTTTGCATATTCGAAAACACACTCATCCTTAcctaaacattttacatatttaaaagtatGCAGAATTTTGCTTGACTGTTTAGCAGTTTAAGTCCTCCATTAGGGATGTAGGGAAAATTTTTGTAACACTCTTTGTGTGAATCAAATAACCAAAGTGGGAAGTAGCCAATAGATTATCTCTAAGcctaaacaaaacaagcaaaacaaaagtttgcaaaagacaaagaactctcaaaacatGAAGTAAGGTCCCAGAGAAGCTATTTCCACCATCTAACTCCAGTTGGATTCCCAAATGGTTAACTTCAGGTTATAAAGTCACACACCTCCAAGTAACAACTATCTAAAGGACACAAGAGGGTGGTAGAAGTGAAACACTGCTCTTTTTTATTCAATAGTCACCTTGTAAATAAATACCAGTGCATCAGATCTCCATTGCTAAAAATAGCAGTTGTGGGGCTGGAAGATTTTTATTGTAAGGACAAGTAAACATAGAGATGGAGATATAGCAAAGAACTATTTTCTATAATGCAGAAGACTTCTCTCCTATTTGTTTACAAAATATGCCCTCAATTACGACTTGTCTGATAGATTCTGGGACTTCATGagaaacacagacagaaaaaataaaataaaatgggactGAAAAACAGATCTAAGTATTTGATAGTTTGATTTCTCCAGTGTCCCTCCCGCttgtccctttcctctctctccctttcagatTCAGTCCATACCCTTTCACATTCATTCCATATCCTTTTCACATTCATTTCATGTTGGTCCtcttgcccctcctccctcatctccctagctccttctccctcatctcattttatagcgcttggaaatttccttttctttccgcTCTTCCCCTTGTGGTATCTACTAAAACCTTAGAGGAGTGATGTATATTCTGAAACTTCTGTGCGTTTCTAAGTGACGCTGAGCATGCTCAGTAGCTGGGGCAGGTTTGTCTCCCGCGGCTGCCCTGATTCGACCTTtccaaaaatagacatttaaCTCTTTGGACTCCTGCCTAAGGATGTAATTCGCTTTGCTTTCTCCTCATTTTCAAGGTTCAAAGGGAAGCGGCGAGGATTCCAAGGTCCCACCATCCTCACAGCCAATGAGGGGCCTGTGAGGGAGGAGCTTGGGGCGGCTGCGTGCAGCTTGAGCTTCTGAGGGAATCATCCCCAGTAGGTGCGGTGGAGTCTGAGCTCCGCTGCACCTGTCACAgcagaacaaaattgaaaaaaacaaaagcaaaagttaaataaagaagagaagaaatgctgCGGACTATGGAACGCTGTAGGACTTTCTGAAACATTTGCTGGGGATTCCGGGGGATCATGATCTTTTAAAACCAATTCTTTTTGAAGCCGGTTTGGGTAATTGGGAAAATGACACATATGCTAAATGCAGCAGCTGATCGAGTGAAATGGACCAGATCGAGCGCTGCTAAAAGGGCTGCCTGCCTGGGGGCTGTGGCATATGCTCTGAAAACCCTCTATCCCATCATTAGCAAGCGTTTAAAGCAATCTggccacaggaagagaaaagaagcagcttACCCGactgcagagaacagagaaatactGCATTGCACCGAGACCACTTGTAAAAATTCTTCGCCTGGAGTGAATGCAGATTTTTTCAAACAGCTACTAGAACTTCGGAAAATTCTCTTTCCAAAACTTGTGACCACTGAAACAGGGTGGCTCTGCCTCCACTCGGTGGCTCTAATCTCGAGAACATTTCTGTCTATCTATGTGGCTGGTCTGGATGGAAAAATCGTGAAAAGCATTGTGGAAAAGAAGCCTCGGACTTTCATCATCAAATTACTCAAGTGGCTTATGATTGCCATCCCTGCTACCTCTGTGAACAGTGCGATAAGGTACCTGGAGTGCAAACTGGCTTTCATCATCAAATTACTCAAGTGGCTTATGATTGCCATCCCTGCTACCTCTGTGAACAGTGCGATAAGGTACCTGGAGTGCAAACTGGCTTTGGCCTTCAGAACTCGCCTAGTAGGCCATGCCTATGAAACCTGTTTTACAAATCAGACTTCTTATAAGGTGATCAATATGGATGGGAGGCTGGCAAACCCTGACCAGTCTCTTACTGAGGATATTATGAtgttctcccaatctgtggctcaCTTGTATTCTAATCTGACCAAACCTATTTTAGATGTAATCCTGACCTCCTATCCGCTCATCCAGACTGCTACATCCAGAGGAGCTAGCCCAATTGGGCCCACCCTATTAGCAGGGCTTGTGGTATATGCCACTGCTAAAGTGTTGAAAGCCTGCTCTCCCAAATTTGGTAAATTGGCGGCTGAAGAAGCTCATAGAAAAGGCTATTTGCGATATGTGCACTCCAGAATTATAGCCAATGTTGAAGAAATTGCCTTTTACAGAGGACATAAGGTAAGATAGAAATTAAGATGATGGGTGAAATGTGAGACTGTTCAAGCTGCCACTGCAGTGCTAGATACCATCTGTTGTACTGTTGATGGACCCGCTTCTTTAGCATTTTAGACTCCTATGACATCTAAACCTGTACTAGAATGTATGCTTCCTTACCCTTTTTACTCACAAGTTGTTAAAGAATTATAGAGTGCAAACTTTTCTAAAGTTTCATGAGAATAAAATTTTCAGCACTCAGTCTACTTAGCCTCAGTTACCCAAACATGCTCAGAATTATCTCTGAagcattttcttaaaacttaaatCCTAATTGGTTGTAGaacattagaagaaaatgtgtttggaaaCTGAGTAAACACATGTCCATTGAGATGGAAAATTTAGGATGGTATTCTCCTGTTGTTATTATTGAGGGCCCTttgtttttaagaggaaaaaaaaccctgtccTTTTACATGAAAGACAAGTTTAACAATTTTGCATGTCTGGTCAGCAATGGAGGGTCCTCAGTCCTAAGAAGTGCAGGAGAGTGTGTCTCACAAATGGCATTTCCAACTCTTAGTTAATGTTCAGCCCATGTTTGACACAAATAAAAAGAGGCAGTGAAATGAAattttgtctggctttgagagaaaagctaagattagagaagaaatgaggaggagaaaaggaatttcAGAACGTTATTTCTGAATACTAAAGATTTTCGACATTAAGCAGATCCCTAAAATAGTTAGCCTAATTACATAAACTTCCAGAGCATTGAAGTAACCTCAGAATATTAAATACGACCAAATTTTTTAAGGTGATGCATCTGAAATCTTAATACAAATGACTTAGTACAAATGAAATATTCAGGTATTCTTAAGttgaaatggtattttaattCCCAAGCAGAATTCTTTACTTTTTGAAGCATCATTAGTTATCAAGACAAATGTTTACAGTAGTAGGaatctgaagaagaaaatttaaagcaaatttagGACTTCTACTCCCCCTTGAAAATTGGCCTTATATGTTGTATTAGTCATATTGACCTGTGATTCTTCTTGAATCATTGAACTCAGTGATTTAAATTATAGCATGCTGTAGGCCTCCGGCATTTAAGACAAAATCCAGCAAATTGAGTTAGTTCGAAAATGGAATCTAATTACACATATGTGtgtcatgtgtttattttcaaatatttttggtgtGATCAAGAAGGATAAAGTTCTAACATTGTTTACTCATGTCTTATAGAATATCGTTTAATTTTAACCTCATGCaagtaattttgaaataaaaattataaatcactgACATGTACTTTATATTTACTAAGTATCATGGGTTTTTTTCAATAGTATAGGTGTgaccaaattaaataataatgactcATTCTTAtattaatctgtattttttagttgttagAATCATAGATCATACTAtactaagtaaaacaaaataatgtgtaCCTATCTTTAAAGAAAGCCTTCAGACatacaatatttacttttataacttaTGCTGGGTTCTTGCCTCTTTTTCCCTCTATAGGTGGAAATGAAGCAACTCCAGAAAAGTTACAAAGCTTTAGCCGATCAGATGAACCTCATTTTATCCAAACGTTTGTGGTACATCATGATAGAGCAGTTCTTGATGAAGTATGTTTGGAGCAGCAGTGGACTGATTATGGTGGCTGTACCTATTATCACTGCAACTGGCTTTGCAGATGGTGGTAATGACATTTATGCTTAATCTTCAATATATGTTTAGGATTATTTCTCTTGAAGGTGTCACTGCTGGTTTTGTGTGAGTGAAACTGAATATGTAGCCATTTTTCTGTGGTCATTAATGGTCAGAAACAGAGGCAGACTTTGCAACATCCAATAATAATACCTGCAATGTGAAAGGAGATAAGTGGCTCAAAAGTCCTTTCCAGTTGTGagatatttcaaattaatatctTGAAAAGCAGTGTAAGTTCTCTCCATGTGTTTTAAACTTCAGTTCTGCACATCCCATGTGTTTAGTCTATAAATATTCTGTAACTGGATCTGCCCTGTTTTGTGATTTGAAGAGTTGGTTGACTACATTAGGCAACTAGGAATATTGTTTTAGGAAGTGCTTCACACCATGGAACAAGATCTCCTCTACTTGTAGGTAACATAGATAAACCTCCTATGTAGCATGATTTGGTGGCATTGTGGGGGTAGGGGTTGTCAAGCTGCCCCTGTCTAATTCTGGCTATCACCACCCCAGTGGTTTTTACCAACATTTTTCATCTTTGGGATAACTAAGAAAGATAAGGACAACAAGAACAATATTAAAACGTTTTGTAATACTTGAGATGGGAGTTTGGGTCTTAATGGGCAGAGACAAAGGGGAGTTAATTAAAGTAGCAGCATTTTCTGCTCTTCCTCCAAAATTTAACGTTCCCCCTTCTCTTTAAAAACCACTTGGTCAAAATTGGCCTTAGTGTTGAAGTAACTAAATAAAAGCATGGGCTTTGTAGTAAGACAGAGCTTTGCTCAACTCTTGgctttccctcttcctgcctgTATCCTCTTAGTCATGTTAATTAAActctgaacctccatttcctcatctgtaaaacgagaatTGGAAAGGCTGCTTCAGAGGACTGTTGGGAGGATTTAACagaataatgtttataaagtacAGAGCATGCTCTTGACGTTCTTGATACAGAGTGACAATTATTACCTAGGAAacaaaaggcaacactgagaataAGGTAACAGAATTCACACTATTTTACGGCTATTTTTGGTGTAGAATTAAGAATTATTTGTTTGAAGTCATctaataaaaacaagtaaaaaaattaccctatactttaatattttgaaacagtGCTTCAATGCTTTAACcaattattacaaaaaaaattgtcaaatttgAGTCATTCTTACCCTAAAATTGTTCATTTTAGTAAATTGGAATTTGTCAATCCCATGTGATAAGACTATAGATATACCAAATATACTCCACAACTCAACTGTCTAATACTGTGTTTAGACCACTGGGAAActgaattttatctatttttatgttttcaaagttttattttttaaaaaatcatttaaaaagtttatattgaATAAGGTGTTGTTAGTAATAGTATTTTTAGACATAATCCTTTcattataagataaaataaattgctttttcaaaaaagtattggagaaaaaaatgacacaaaaatttATGGTCTTGAGATTAGTTTTAGTAAGACACAACAAAATTATCAGATATTCATAGTGGATCTAAGTATatggatgttttaaaagtttcatataTAACGTATAGAGACAACACCAATGACAAGATTATGGTGTAGTTCTCTTAGTGCTTGGAAGCACTGGTCTTATTACAAAACCCCAGAGTATTCAACATAGAGCAGAGAAAATGCAGCTATTAATGGTGACAAATTAACCCCACAGAGACCAGTAAGAAGTAAACAGTGTATGCAAAGAATCTAACAATCTTATTTCTATGGGTGAtgtaataagatatttaaaaataaatcctgaaaatatcatattaaattaaagaaacaacaTTAAAATTTCAGATTGAAATTATGATAATCACAGTGATGcaagtaaaataaagtaattcTTAAAGCTTCTTTTCAAAAGAGGATTTTATACAAAGAGAAGCAGTATAAGAATttcatagaggaaaaaaataaattcatatgaCAGCATTATTATGAGAAGCTGCTTCAATATCTTCTGTAATTTCTAATGTTACTATATATACGCTTATAATGTTTGTACGTATTTACTAAAGACATTTGACCTACAATGAtttaacacatgaaaatattGTTAGCATTTTActcatacaaaattattttttcta
Above is a genomic segment from Equus quagga isolate Etosha38 unplaced genomic scaffold, UCLA_HA_Equagga_1.0 HiC_scaffold_8965_RagTag, whole genome shotgun sequence containing:
- the LOC124232634 gene encoding ATP-binding cassette sub-family D member 2-like: MTHMLNAAADRVKWTRSSAAKRAACLGAVAYALKTLYPIISKRLKQSGHRKRKEAAYPTAENREILHCTETTCKNSSPGVNADFFKQLLELRKILFPKLVTTETGWLCLHSVALISRTFLSIYVAGLDGKIVKSIVEKKPRTFIIKLLKWLMIAIPATSVNSAIRYLECKLALAFRTRLVGHAYETCFTNQTSYKVINMDGRLANPDQSLTEDIMMFSQSVAHLYSNLTKPILDVILTSYPLIQTATSRGASPIGPTLLAGLVVYATAKVLKACSPKFGKLAAEEAHRKGYLRYVHSRIIANVEEIAFYRGHKVEMKQLQKSYKALADQMNLILSKRLWYIMIEQFLMKYVWSSSGLIMVAVPIITATGFADGDLEDGPKQAMVSERTEAFTTARNLLASGADAIERIMSSYKE